The proteins below are encoded in one region of Micromonospora yangpuensis:
- a CDS encoding DUF6493 family protein, whose protein sequence is MSAATMSTERRHRQLLASGTADLFELITLAAARPIVDALAGLPEQRRREIGEELTGWVRKRERDRSQWWSSGTGGALAVAVVGCLPTAAKAAAILGRRTVALDGERNAALVREVATERGIDWLGDLAQRIAARFTQQTWVERWRFVATLLRAEGLAPPTDERSVQLWLQSVQFPERGQRSHRAPLVERLRQDPFLPAMLPRIFEVDGLGTQLAYDLVGRDRETEERHALPTALATLAAEGVLDRPLLVDGSLGRLLRGDRPGALRAFVILLGELQPTAAEVTARSTDYLRLLTDAPAPVATMAQKALRQLPDLPLESVLDASRQVLHRPDKSLVKAQLTWLDQLARKTHRDRSAEIAEVITVAVEHPAVELRDRATALATRHGLDPAAAQGGTSALGGLSGPGAASGPGGAAGAEAAGGAAMLRSRGDDLPPPAPPAPAPAPITDVDELAEEVAALLGTRGHGAPLDRVLDGLVRLTAADAPRVHATLAPVIERRHWSWSGLHQWDPLCLCEVVVDVFQTAGTDQQPQRRSRWEALLAAVRRTDRGTPELVATNPRVPAVHRLLRARITEIGVHVNDPGHPGLLATPTSANGSLDPLALLERLTALGAREPGHWDLTQALLRLPTEVEEAVAAKAAALGTPAGDRLADWLRGGGLPQPTMREATAVRRDRQKQHDWEYDQLTSRRILVELRPPEGYADPYALLTADPAPIVVEADDLGWPNLWPSVLPGHRGVVAASALPMVAACADMDQQHGTAVLPLLAESTGPGGVALDLAVAYGLGARHGADRVATLDALLTLAGAGQFDPVGTGEQLGRLVAGERVKLSRAVEPLRDAVLAGAPLTVWRLLAAALPALLTAQKAPRGLPDLLTLAAETATTTGVRLDVPGLAEVAARGGSSRLVTEARRLRTALATT, encoded by the coding sequence ATGAGCGCCGCCACGATGTCCACCGAGCGCCGGCACCGGCAGTTGCTGGCCAGTGGCACCGCCGACCTGTTCGAACTGATCACCCTGGCCGCCGCCCGACCGATCGTGGACGCCCTGGCCGGCCTGCCCGAGCAGCGCCGACGGGAGATCGGCGAGGAGCTGACCGGCTGGGTCAGGAAGCGCGAACGGGACCGGTCGCAGTGGTGGAGCAGCGGTACCGGCGGTGCGCTCGCGGTGGCCGTGGTCGGCTGCCTGCCCACCGCCGCCAAGGCGGCGGCGATCCTCGGCCGGCGGACGGTGGCGCTCGACGGCGAGCGCAACGCCGCGCTGGTCCGCGAGGTCGCCACCGAACGGGGCATCGACTGGCTCGGTGACCTGGCCCAGCGCATCGCCGCCCGGTTCACTCAGCAGACCTGGGTCGAGCGCTGGCGGTTCGTCGCCACCCTGCTGCGGGCCGAAGGGCTCGCGCCACCCACCGACGAGCGGTCGGTGCAGCTCTGGCTGCAGAGCGTGCAGTTCCCCGAACGGGGCCAGCGAAGCCACCGGGCACCCCTGGTCGAACGGTTGCGCCAGGATCCCTTCCTGCCTGCCATGTTGCCCCGGATCTTCGAGGTGGACGGTCTCGGCACGCAGCTCGCCTACGACCTGGTGGGTCGGGACCGGGAGACCGAGGAGCGGCACGCCCTGCCGACCGCCCTGGCCACCCTCGCCGCCGAGGGGGTGCTCGACCGGCCCCTGCTGGTCGACGGGTCCCTCGGCCGGTTGCTGCGCGGCGACCGACCCGGCGCGCTGCGCGCCTTCGTCATCCTGCTCGGCGAGCTACAGCCGACCGCCGCCGAGGTGACCGCCCGCAGCACCGACTACCTCCGGCTGCTCACCGACGCACCGGCCCCGGTCGCCACGATGGCCCAGAAGGCGCTGCGACAGCTGCCCGACCTGCCGCTGGAGTCGGTCCTCGACGCCTCCCGGCAGGTGCTCCACCGCCCGGACAAATCCCTGGTCAAGGCGCAGCTCACCTGGCTGGACCAGCTGGCCCGCAAGACGCACCGGGACCGGTCGGCCGAGATCGCCGAGGTGATCACGGTCGCCGTCGAGCATCCCGCCGTCGAGTTGCGGGACCGGGCGACCGCCCTGGCCACCAGGCACGGCCTCGATCCGGCTGCCGCCCAGGGTGGAACTTCCGCCCTGGGTGGGCTCTCCGGTCCGGGTGCGGCTTCCGGTCCGGGTGGCGCGGCCGGTGCCGAGGCTGCCGGCGGTGCGGCGATGCTCCGGTCGCGCGGTGACGACCTGCCGCCGCCCGCGCCGCCGGCTCCCGCCCCGGCACCCATCACCGACGTGGACGAGCTGGCCGAGGAGGTCGCCGCCCTGCTCGGCACCCGGGGCCACGGCGCCCCGCTGGACCGGGTCCTCGACGGACTGGTCCGGCTCACCGCCGCCGACGCGCCCCGGGTGCACGCCACCCTCGCCCCGGTGATCGAACGCCGGCACTGGTCCTGGAGTGGCCTGCACCAGTGGGACCCGCTCTGCCTCTGCGAGGTGGTGGTGGACGTGTTCCAGACCGCCGGCACCGACCAGCAACCGCAACGGCGCAGCCGGTGGGAGGCCCTGCTCGCCGCGGTACGCCGTACCGACCGGGGGACGCCGGAGCTGGTCGCCACCAATCCCCGGGTGCCGGCGGTGCACCGGCTGCTGCGGGCCCGGATCACCGAGATCGGCGTACACGTCAACGATCCGGGGCACCCCGGCCTGCTGGCCACCCCCACCTCGGCCAACGGCAGCCTCGACCCGCTCGCCCTACTGGAGCGGCTGACCGCGCTCGGTGCGCGGGAGCCGGGGCACTGGGACCTCACCCAGGCCCTGCTGCGGTTGCCCACCGAGGTCGAGGAGGCGGTCGCCGCCAAGGCCGCCGCGCTGGGCACCCCGGCCGGCGACCGGCTCGCCGACTGGCTGCGCGGCGGCGGGCTGCCCCAGCCCACGATGCGCGAGGCCACCGCCGTGCGCCGGGACCGCCAGAAGCAACACGACTGGGAGTACGACCAGCTCACCAGCCGACGGATCCTGGTCGAACTGCGCCCACCCGAGGGGTACGCCGACCCGTACGCGCTACTCACCGCCGACCCCGCGCCGATCGTGGTGGAGGCGGACGACCTCGGCTGGCCGAACCTGTGGCCGTCGGTCCTGCCCGGCCACCGGGGCGTGGTCGCCGCGTCCGCCCTGCCGATGGTGGCCGCCTGTGCCGACATGGACCAGCAGCACGGCACCGCCGTCCTGCCGTTGCTGGCCGAGAGCACCGGCCCCGGCGGGGTGGCCCTCGACCTCGCCGTCGCCTACGGCCTGGGCGCGCGGCACGGCGCGGACCGGGTGGCCACCCTGGACGCCCTGCTCACCCTGGCCGGTGCCGGCCAGTTCGACCCGGTGGGCACCGGTGAACAGTTGGGCCGGCTGGTCGCCGGGGAGCGGGTGAAGCTCTCCCGGGCGGTGGAGCCGCTGCGCGACGCCGTCCTGGCCGGTGCCCCGCTGACCGTGTGGCGGCTGCTCGCCGCCGCCCTGCCGGCGCTGCTCACCGCGCAGAAGGCCCCACGGGGCCTGCCCGACCTGCTCACCCTGGCCGCCGAGACGGCCACCACCACCGGGGTACGTCTCGACGTGCCCGGCCTGGCCGAGGTCGCCGCCCGGGGTGGTTCCAGCCGACTGGTCACCGAGGCCCGCCGCCTGCGTACCGCACTCGCCACCACCTGA
- a CDS encoding helix-turn-helix domain-containing protein yields MPDTGSSVPRRQLGRLLRQAREEAGINLEAAADALEWSRAKMYRLEGGQVALRTHDVTLMCQQYGTSPELTEVLVSLARETKSKGWWHACGEAIPSWFELYVGMEAAAHQIRYHEPSLVPGLLQTPEYMEALFATRPGRSPREVARKVALRLERQKLLSRRSPAAPLFETVVDEAVLRRPLADIETWRHQLAYLVNAAQAPNVRLRVLPLSAPPHLVSVAGAFVLLDFPAFGTRPAEPSTVYCESLTGSLYLDRPNEIADYNEAWQLLWDRALDERASEDLIGTIIKESYDD; encoded by the coding sequence ATGCCCGACACCGGTTCCTCCGTACCGCGCCGCCAACTCGGCCGCCTGCTCCGTCAGGCCCGCGAGGAGGCCGGGATCAACCTGGAGGCGGCGGCCGACGCGCTGGAGTGGTCCCGCGCCAAGATGTACCGGCTCGAAGGCGGCCAGGTCGCCCTGCGCACCCACGACGTCACCCTGATGTGCCAGCAGTACGGCACCTCCCCGGAGCTGACCGAGGTCCTGGTCTCCCTGGCCCGGGAAACCAAGAGCAAGGGCTGGTGGCACGCGTGCGGCGAGGCCATCCCGAGCTGGTTCGAGCTGTACGTCGGCATGGAAGCCGCCGCCCACCAGATCCGCTACCACGAACCGTCCCTGGTACCGGGCCTCCTACAGACACCGGAGTACATGGAGGCGCTCTTCGCCACCCGACCTGGCCGCTCTCCTCGGGAGGTCGCCCGCAAGGTCGCCCTGCGACTGGAACGCCAAAAGCTGCTGAGCCGGCGCAGCCCGGCTGCCCCGTTGTTCGAAACCGTTGTCGACGAGGCGGTCCTTCGCCGTCCGCTTGCCGACATCGAGACATGGCGGCATCAGCTCGCCTACCTGGTGAACGCGGCTCAGGCACCCAATGTGCGGCTGCGGGTGCTACCCCTGTCGGCCCCGCCGCACCTGGTGTCGGTAGCGGGAGCGTTCGTCCTGCTGGACTTCCCGGCGTTTGGCACTCGGCCCGCCGAGCCCAGCACGGTCTACTGCGAGTCGCTGACCGGCAGCCTCTACCTGGACCGGCCCAACGAGATCGCCGACTACAACGAGGCCTGGCAACTGCTCTGGGACCGCGCCCTGGACGAACGGGCGTCGGAAGACCTGATCGGCACCATCATCAAGGAGAGCTACGATGACTGA
- a CDS encoding SWIM zinc finger family protein, translated as MSAVQTYRYLGSSALSGDGLALQTSGGPAPNPRFFDGFLTTPHAAAVGLLAVAEVARTRYHRPVSPASLDPVVTGSRDRLRFESFSGCCGVYARMDALPEGLDGDVVEHGTTNVDVNNPLREALARVGGLDPLHLSVGPDDLTVSTLDGPVVEKKVPLPVRWLRGFAEVQVLAARFEPRAEIPATEAAAFLRRLPAGNDRAVLWVVPAGRSLRLTSRPVPGAVCLAGASRLVALRPMLRFAKTLRVYGPTVAPGSAPVPSTWELDTGALRLSLTLSPEPYRGFSGEGAALTALAGDDVVDDADLISALLSWDPTVDVDHLAGQAGLDPTRVRGALAQLGTAGRVGYDVAEAAYFHRVMPYDAGRAERDNPRLVGARALLEAGAVTLDDDAAGSAGGTGDTADSAGGTGDTAGSAGTAGAAGGVAGGSAALAAATVRSGEQVYRVRHLPDGSLTCTCPWWAKHRGQRGPCRHALATRMLLTNDPTADRADHEQADHEQAETELMGERA; from the coding sequence GTGAGCGCAGTTCAGACGTACCGGTATCTCGGGTCCTCGGCCCTGTCGGGCGACGGCCTGGCCCTGCAGACCAGCGGCGGGCCGGCGCCGAATCCCCGTTTCTTCGACGGCTTCCTGACCACCCCGCACGCGGCGGCGGTCGGCCTGCTGGCGGTGGCCGAGGTGGCCCGCACCCGCTACCACCGGCCGGTCAGCCCGGCCAGCCTCGACCCGGTGGTCACCGGCAGCCGCGACCGGTTGCGGTTCGAGTCCTTCTCCGGCTGCTGCGGGGTGTACGCCCGGATGGACGCGCTGCCCGAGGGGCTCGACGGTGACGTGGTCGAGCACGGCACCACGAACGTCGACGTGAACAATCCGCTGCGCGAGGCGTTGGCCCGGGTCGGCGGCCTCGACCCGCTGCACCTGTCGGTCGGCCCCGACGACCTGACGGTGTCCACGCTGGACGGTCCGGTGGTGGAGAAGAAGGTTCCGCTGCCGGTGCGCTGGCTGCGCGGCTTCGCCGAGGTGCAGGTGCTCGCCGCCCGGTTCGAGCCCCGCGCCGAGATCCCGGCGACCGAGGCGGCGGCGTTCCTGCGCCGGCTACCTGCCGGCAACGACCGGGCGGTGCTCTGGGTGGTGCCGGCCGGGCGGAGCCTGCGGCTGACCTCCCGTCCGGTTCCCGGCGCGGTCTGCCTGGCCGGGGCGAGCCGGCTCGTCGCGCTGCGCCCGATGCTGCGCTTCGCAAAGACCCTCCGGGTGTACGGGCCGACGGTGGCCCCGGGTTCCGCCCCGGTGCCGAGCACCTGGGAGCTGGACACCGGCGCGCTGCGGCTGTCACTGACCCTCTCCCCCGAGCCGTACCGTGGCTTCTCCGGTGAGGGTGCCGCCCTGACCGCGCTCGCCGGTGACGACGTGGTCGACGACGCCGACCTGATCTCCGCCCTGCTCTCCTGGGACCCGACCGTCGACGTGGACCACCTCGCCGGCCAGGCCGGCCTCGACCCCACCCGGGTCCGGGGCGCCCTGGCCCAGCTCGGCACCGCCGGCCGGGTCGGCTACGACGTCGCCGAGGCGGCGTACTTCCACCGGGTGATGCCCTACGACGCGGGCCGGGCCGAGCGGGACAATCCCCGCCTGGTCGGCGCGCGGGCCCTGCTCGAAGCCGGTGCCGTGACCCTGGACGACGACGCCGCCGGCAGTGCCGGCGGGACCGGGGACACTGCCGACAGTGCCGGCGGGACCGGGGACACTGCCGGCAGTGCCGGCACCGCCGGGGCGGCGGGCGGCGTCGCGGGCGGATCCGCCGCGTTGGCGGCGGCGACCGTCCGCAGTGGTGAGCAGGTCTACCGGGTGCGGCACCTGCCCGACGGCAGCCTGACCTGCACCTGTCCCTGGTGGGCCAAACACCGGGGGCAACGCGGCCCGTGCCGGCACGCCCTGGCCACCCGGATGTTGCTCACCAACGACCCGACTGCCGACCGGGCCGACCACGAGCAGGCCGACCACGAGCAGGCCGAGACCGAGTTGATGGGTGAGCGGGCATGA